One Paralichthys olivaceus isolate ysfri-2021 chromosome 8, ASM2471397v2, whole genome shotgun sequence genomic region harbors:
- the LOC109627592 gene encoding SEC14-like protein 1 isoform X5: MVQKYQSPVRVYKHPFELVMAAYERRFPTCHLIPMFVASDVMVEEASEDGSTHRIERRCALDVDAPRLLKRIAGVDYVYFSQKNTLNRKERTLHIESHNETFSNRVIIHETCCYSVHPENEEWTCFEQTASLDIKSFFGFESTVEKIAMKQYASSINKGKEIIEFYLKELQDEGITHIPRWSSSSDSPPPPRPTSLSTSPPDPPKLVITPAVSIPLPANAKDSTSQDTKQDIATLQTDSLTEILAGTPEDKLDADYIKRYLGDLTPLQESCLIRLRKWLQETHKGKIPKDEHILRFLRARDFNIDKAREILCQSLTWRKQHQVDYLLETWSSPQVLQDYYTGGWHHHDRDGRPLYILRLGQMDTKGLVRALGEESLLRHVLSINEEGLRRCEENTKVFGRPISCWTCLVDLEGLNMRHLWRPGVKALLRIIEVVEANYPETLGRLLILRAPRVFPVLWTLVSPFIDENTRKKFLIYAGNDYQGPGGLVDYIDKEIIPDFLGGECMCEVPEGGLVPKSMYRTAEEVENEDIRLWTETIYQSASIFKGAPHELLIEIIDASSVITWDFDVCKGDVVFNIYHSKRAPQAPRKEALVAHGITSPVVNNVQLIDKSWTLGQDYSMVESPLTCKEGESVQGSHITRWPGFYILQWKFHNMPACSATNLPRVDDVLATLQVSSHKCKVMYYTEVLGSEDFRGSMTSLESSHSGFSQLSAATTSSSQSQASSMISR; the protein is encoded by the exons ATGGTGCAGAAGTACCAGTCACCCGTGCGGGTGTACAAGCATCCCTTTGAGCTGGTGATGGCG gcCTATGAGCGCAGGTTCCCCACCTGTCATCTCATTCCCATGTTTGTGGCGAGTGACGTGATGGTTGAGGAGGCCAGTGAAGATGGATCAACCCACAGAATTGAGCGCCGCTGTGCCCTGGACGTGGACGCTCCACGCCTGCTCAAAAGG ATCGCTGGTGTGGACTACGTCTACTTCAGCCAGAAAAACACTCTGAACCGAAAGGAGAGGACGCTGCACATTGAGTCCCATAATGAGACCTTCTCCAACAGGGTCATCATCCATGAGACGTGCTGTTATTCG GTTCACCCGGAGAATGAGGAGTGGACGTGCTTTGAGCAGACCGCCAGTCTGGACATCAAGTCATTCTTTGGCTTTGAGAGCACAGTAGAAAAGATTGCTATGAAGCAGTATGCCAGCAGTAtcaacaag GGAAAAGAAATAATTGAGTTCTACCTAAAGGAGCTACAAGATGAGGGGATCACTCACATACCCCGCTGGAGTTCCTCCTCCGATTCCCCGCCTCCTCCTAGGCCGACCAGCCTATCCACCAGCCCGCCTGACCCCCCCAAGCTCGTGATCACACCCGCTGTTTCTATTCCACTGCCCGCCAACGCCAAGGACAGCACCTCCCAAGACACCAAGCAGGACATCGCCACGCTTCAGACAGACAGCCTAACTGAGATTCTGGCCGGTACACCTGAAG acaagCTGGATGCAGACTATATCAAACGTTACCTTGGCGACCTGACCCCCTTGCAGGAGAGCTGTCTGATCAGACTTCGCAAATGGTTGCAGGAGACACACAAGGGAAAG ATCCCTAAGGACGAGCACATCCTGCGTTTCTTGCGGGCCAGAGACTTCAACATAGACAAGGCCCGTGAGATCCTGTGTCAGTCGCTGACCTGGAGGAAGCAGCACCAGGTGGACTACCTGCTGGAAACCTGGAGTTCACCACAGGTCCTGCAGGACTACTACACCGGGGGCTGGCACCACCATGACAGAG ATGGTCGTCCATTGTACATCCTAAGGCTTGGCCAGATGGACACTAAAGGACTGGTCCGCGCTCTGGGAGAGGAGTCTCTACTCAGACAT GTGCTGTCTATCAATGAGGAGGGCCTGAGGCGCTGTGAGGAGAACACCAAGGTGTTTGGGCGACCCATCAG CTGTTGGACTTGTCTGGTAGATCTGGAGGGGCTGAACATGCGTCACCTGTGGCGTCCCGGAGTCAAGGCGCTGCTGAGGATCATCGAGGTTGTGGAAGCCAACTACCCAGAGACTCTGGGACGGCTGCTCATCCTTAGAGCTCCCAGGGTCTTCCCTGTCTTATGGACACTG GTGAGTCCATTCATTGATGAAAACACCCGCAAGAAGTTCCTCATCTATGCAGGCAATGACTACCAGGGTCCTGGAGGTCTGGTCGACTACATCGACAAGGAGATCATCCCCGACTTCCTGGGAGGAGAGTGTATG tgtgAGGTACCAGAAGGCGGCCTGGTTCCCAAATCCATGTACCGCACAGCCGAGGAGGTGGAGAACGAGGACATCCGCCTGTGGACAGAGACAATCTACCAAAGCGCCAGCATTTTTAAGGGAGCGCCGCATGAG CTGTTGATAGAAATCATCGACGCCTCCTCAGTCATTACCTGGGACTTTGACGTCTGCAAGGGCGACGTAGTTTTCAACATCTACCACTCCAAGCGGGCCCCCCAGGCGCCACGCAAGGAGGCCTTGGTGGCCCACGGCATCACCTCTCCAGTTGTCAACAACGTCCAGCTTATCGACAAGTCGTGGACACTGGGACAAGATTACAGCATGGTGGAGTCCCCACTCACCTGTAAGGAGGGAGAGAGCGTACAG GGCTCCCATATAACACGATGGCCAGGTTTCTATATCCTCCAATGGAAGTTCCACAACATGCCGGCCTGCTCTGCCACTAACCTGCCCCGAGTGGACGATGTGCTGGCCACCCTGCAGGTCTCCTCGCACAAGTGTAAAGTCATGTACTACACCGAGGTGTTGGGCTCTGAGGACTTCAG gGGTTCGATGACCAGCCTGGAGTCGAGCCACAGCGGCTTCTCTCAGCTCAGCGCCGCCACCACCTCCTCTAGCCAATCACAAGCCAGCTCAATGATCTCCAGGTAG